A stretch of the Methylacidiphilum caldifontis genome encodes the following:
- a CDS encoding type II toxin-antitoxin system RelE/ParE family toxin, whose amino-acid sequence MQSDIESLFEKRIEERKPFQIVFSHQSEQDLSQLSKSVQFQILDGIENLPKALAMPDSDCIGKAERDNRIIYRFRYKEYRIYFEKTDFGILIHRILLKNTLADFLFRSNLVFSETNA is encoded by the coding sequence ATGCAAAGTGATATAGAAAGTTTGTTTGAAAAGAGGATAGAAGAAAGAAAACCTTTTCAGATAGTTTTTAGCCATCAAAGCGAACAGGATCTTTCCCAACTTTCAAAATCCGTCCAATTCCAAATTCTTGACGGGATAGAAAACTTGCCTAAGGCACTAGCCATGCCTGACTCGGATTGCATTGGAAAGGCAGAAAGAGACAACCGGATTATTTATCGGTTTCGCTATAAAGAATACAGGATATATTTTGAGAAGACTGACTTTGGAATCCTGATTCACCGGATACTTCTTAAAAATACCCTTGCGGATTTTCTTTTCCGTTCCAATTTGGTCTTTTCCGAAACGAACGCTTGA
- a CDS encoding Mrp/NBP35 family ATP-binding protein, which yields MPIFSKEQILNQLKEVRYPGFSRDIVSFGLVKEIELAEGEVRIKLELSSPNPDIPGQLEKEIKSKLSSFEGIGNIQVFIKRPESHPTPKSTLISSDIKHIIAVASGKGGVGKSTVAANLACALYKKGLVVGLCDCDIYGPSISMMFGTTESPQITPDERLIPVEQYGLKLMSMGFLLEADQPAVLRGPLVTRYTQEFLKNVEWGNLDFLVLDLPPGTGDIQLTIVQTVRLSGAVIVTTPQEVALVDARKAVSMFKKVNVPILGIIENMSYFICPTDNKKYDLFGCGGGKKEAEKQNVPFLGEIPIEAELRISSDHGLPIVLSEPDRKTSQVFLEAAQKIIDFLK from the coding sequence ATGCCTATATTCAGTAAAGAACAAATTTTAAATCAACTTAAAGAAGTCCGGTATCCTGGATTTAGCAGGGATATCGTTTCATTTGGCCTCGTGAAAGAAATTGAGCTTGCAGAAGGTGAAGTCCGTATTAAACTCGAACTTTCTAGTCCCAATCCTGATATTCCTGGACAACTGGAAAAAGAGATTAAATCAAAACTCTCGAGCTTTGAAGGTATAGGTAATATCCAGGTTTTCATCAAAAGGCCAGAGTCACATCCAACCCCCAAATCTACCTTGATCAGTTCTGACATCAAACACATCATTGCTGTGGCTAGCGGCAAAGGTGGAGTTGGAAAATCAACCGTGGCAGCCAATCTTGCTTGTGCCCTCTACAAAAAAGGACTGGTTGTCGGCCTTTGCGACTGTGATATTTACGGACCAAGTATTTCGATGATGTTCGGAACCACTGAATCCCCTCAAATTACTCCGGATGAAAGGCTTATTCCTGTTGAACAATATGGTCTAAAACTCATGAGTATGGGTTTTCTTTTGGAAGCTGATCAACCTGCTGTTTTAAGAGGCCCCTTGGTTACCCGTTATACCCAAGAGTTTTTAAAAAATGTCGAGTGGGGAAATCTCGATTTTTTAGTTCTCGATTTGCCCCCTGGAACAGGAGACATTCAATTAACTATCGTTCAGACGGTTAGGTTATCAGGAGCGGTTATCGTCACAACCCCCCAAGAAGTAGCTCTTGTGGATGCGAGAAAAGCGGTCAGTATGTTCAAAAAAGTTAACGTTCCTATCTTGGGAATTATTGAAAATATGAGTTATTTTATTTGTCCAACTGATAATAAAAAATATGATCTTTTCGGTTGTGGCGGAGGAAAAAAAGAGGCTGAGAAGCAAAATGTTCCTTTTTTAGGAGAAATTCCCATTGAAGCCGAACTTCGTATATCTTCCGATCATGGGCTGCCTATTGTTCTATCTGAACCGGATAGAAAAACGAGCCAAGTATTTCTTGAAGCTGCACAAAAAATTATTGACTTTTTGAAATAA
- a CDS encoding site-2 protease family protein codes for MNPTLDKLYLFLLLIPLITIHEFAHALVATLMGDNTPKDEGRLTFNPLVHMDLFGTLIIPAINIFVLPGGFGFFAWGRPVPIDPHRLKNPRIQGILIALAGPLANIITAFLLLVLAKLIIPHDHKLGELFATFVLASIFLSVFHLLPIMPFDGWTVLKNIFRISDQWERQMGLFWFIAIIVFLNLPPVYHFLESSAYHLFIILNQLSGSPLSR; via the coding sequence ATGAATCCTACTTTAGATAAACTCTATCTTTTTCTTCTTCTTATTCCCCTTATCACGATCCATGAGTTTGCACATGCTCTAGTTGCAACTTTAATGGGAGACAACACACCTAAAGATGAAGGTCGTTTGACCTTCAATCCTCTTGTTCACATGGATCTTTTTGGGACTTTAATCATTCCTGCCATTAACATTTTTGTTCTTCCTGGAGGATTCGGTTTTTTCGCTTGGGGTAGACCCGTGCCTATCGATCCACATCGATTAAAAAATCCTAGGATTCAAGGTATTCTGATCGCTCTTGCTGGTCCCCTAGCCAATATCATCACCGCTTTTTTACTCCTTGTCCTTGCCAAACTGATCATTCCTCATGATCATAAACTGGGTGAACTTTTCGCCACTTTTGTACTCGCTTCTATTTTTCTTTCCGTTTTTCATCTTCTTCCGATTATGCCTTTTGACGGTTGGACCGTACTCAAAAATATTTTTAGAATCAGTGACCAATGGGAACGTCAAATGGGCCTTTTTTGGTTTATAGCCATTATCGTGTTTCTCAATCTCCCTCCTGTTTATCATTTTTTAGAGTCTTCAGCCTATCATTTGTTTATAATATTGAACCAACTTTCTGGCTCACCCTTAAGCCGATAA
- the mdh gene encoding malate dehydrogenase produces MKISIIGAGFVGATTAQRIWEKNLGDVFLYDIIEDMPQGKALDMMESAPILGIESKIVGTNRFEDCKDSDIFIITSGLARQPGMSRDDLLNRNAEIASNVAENIQRFSQNALVIVVSNPVDVLTYLIAHKTKLPKHRVMGMAGVLDSARFRYFIASELDIAPQAVQAMVLGGHGDEMVPLSRFATVSGVGIEHFLSKEKIEQLIKRTREGGAEIVKLLKKGSAYYAPSASILEMVESIVKDQKRILPCSAWCEGHYGVNGQYIGVPVILGRNGVEKIIELPLTEDELEALQESARHVAANVAKLNLF; encoded by the coding sequence ATGAAAATATCCATTATTGGAGCAGGATTTGTTGGAGCTACGACAGCACAAAGAATTTGGGAAAAAAACTTAGGAGATGTTTTTCTTTATGACATCATCGAGGATATGCCCCAAGGGAAAGCCCTCGACATGATGGAGTCAGCCCCTATACTCGGTATCGAATCGAAGATCGTAGGGACAAACCGGTTCGAAGATTGCAAAGATTCAGATATTTTCATAATAACCAGTGGGTTGGCCAGGCAACCTGGAATGTCCCGAGACGACCTTCTCAATAGGAATGCCGAAATAGCAAGTAATGTTGCCGAAAATATCCAGAGGTTTTCCCAAAATGCTTTGGTTATTGTCGTCTCAAATCCAGTAGACGTTTTGACCTATCTTATCGCTCACAAAACAAAACTTCCAAAGCATAGAGTCATGGGGATGGCTGGAGTTTTGGATTCTGCCAGATTCCGTTATTTTATCGCATCCGAGCTGGATATAGCCCCTCAAGCAGTTCAAGCAATGGTTTTAGGAGGACACGGGGATGAAATGGTTCCTCTTTCTAGATTTGCCACGGTATCGGGTGTTGGGATAGAACATTTTCTTTCAAAAGAAAAAATAGAGCAGTTGATAAAAAGAACCCGGGAAGGAGGAGCTGAAATAGTTAAGCTTCTTAAAAAAGGCAGTGCCTACTACGCCCCTTCCGCATCCATATTGGAAATGGTTGAAAGCATTGTTAAAGATCAAAAACGGATTTTACCCTGCTCTGCCTGGTGTGAGGGTCATTATGGGGTTAATGGTCAATATATTGGAGTACCTGTAATCCTTGGGAGAAATGGCGTTGAAAAAATAATCGAACTTCCCCTTACGGAAGACGAGTTGGAAGCACTTCAGGAAAGTGCACGACATGTCGCTGCAAACGTTGCTAAATTAAATCTCTTTTAG
- a CDS encoding exo-beta-N-acetylmuramidase NamZ family protein: MRTLLAIFCPFLIILSIYLGDLQAVVIDLGIDVLVENHFHGLEAKRIGLITNRSAVNKNGISTIDLFFHSPQVKLVALFTPEYGLYGLEPMKKNGSYVDSQTNLPVYPLIGDDLKPTAEMLQNVDVLVFDLQDIGSRSFTFLSTMGLAMEAAAENGKEFFVLDRPNPLGGERVEGMPFDNHFRSFYSEWDIPYIHGMTPCEIAVMINGENWIFKKPKLTVVPMKGWDRSMLWKDTGLSWYPPSPYLPNEESPFYFSISSFLGISPEIDNGIGTAFPYKFIGASRIDPYFFSRQMNKRKIPFCYFRPIFYWSFFGKFRDRMLGGCQIHIQDFSKVKLVEIGLHLLQELMMELNQEPLASLNADQMEFFDRFCGTDEIRRGFLSGKRIQEIVESWDSYIQNFKEKRKKYLLYSSQSPTQ; this comes from the coding sequence ATGAGAACTTTGTTAGCGATCTTTTGTCCTTTCCTTATTATACTTTCCATTTATCTGGGTGATTTGCAAGCTGTAGTCATCGATTTGGGTATTGATGTGCTTGTAGAAAATCATTTTCATGGATTGGAAGCAAAAAGAATTGGTTTAATTACAAATCGTTCAGCTGTCAATAAAAATGGAATTTCTACTATAGACTTATTTTTTCATTCTCCACAAGTAAAACTTGTGGCTTTGTTTACTCCAGAATACGGTCTATATGGTTTAGAACCCATGAAGAAAAATGGTTCTTATGTGGATTCTCAAACCAACCTTCCTGTGTATCCTTTGATTGGCGATGACCTCAAGCCGACAGCTGAGATGCTTCAAAATGTTGATGTGCTTGTTTTTGATTTGCAGGATATAGGTTCAAGGAGTTTTACTTTTTTGAGTACAATGGGCCTTGCCATGGAAGCTGCAGCCGAAAATGGCAAGGAATTCTTTGTTCTGGATCGGCCTAATCCTCTTGGTGGAGAACGTGTTGAAGGAATGCCTTTTGATAACCATTTCCGATCTTTTTATAGCGAATGGGATATTCCGTATATTCATGGGATGACTCCTTGTGAAATTGCTGTAATGATCAATGGAGAAAACTGGATTTTTAAAAAACCCAAGCTTACGGTTGTGCCCATGAAAGGATGGGATAGATCGATGCTGTGGAAGGATACGGGGCTTAGTTGGTATCCACCTTCTCCTTATTTGCCAAACGAAGAAAGTCCTTTTTACTTTTCAATCAGTTCTTTTTTAGGAATAAGCCCTGAAATCGACAATGGAATAGGAACAGCCTTTCCCTACAAATTCATAGGAGCTTCTCGAATCGATCCTTATTTTTTTTCTCGCCAGATGAACAAAAGAAAGATTCCCTTTTGTTATTTCAGACCTATTTTCTATTGGTCTTTTTTCGGAAAGTTCCGGGATAGAATGCTTGGAGGATGCCAGATACATATACAAGATTTTTCTAAGGTAAAACTTGTGGAAATAGGACTTCATTTACTCCAGGAATTAATGATGGAGTTAAACCAGGAACCTTTGGCTTCTCTCAATGCAGATCAAATGGAATTTTTCGATAGATTTTGTGGCACCGATGAGATTCGACGAGGTTTTCTTTCTGGCAAAAGAATACAAGAAATTGTTGAAAGTTGGGACTCTTACATACAGAATTTTAAAGAAAAAAGAAAGAAATACTTATTGTATTCTTCTCAATCTCCAACACAATGA
- a CDS encoding YidH family protein, with protein MIKNFGDHSANERTFLAWIRTGIAIMAFGFLVEKFTLFLDYISVVFEKNPQSNSRFFDPFVPWMGFVFMALGVLVILTASVRFFLNAKQIDSNSLFIAEKAWINVALGILIGLSGLVLAFLVGKNVMFSAETR; from the coding sequence ATGATAAAAAATTTTGGCGATCATTCGGCTAACGAGAGGACTTTTTTAGCCTGGATCAGAACGGGTATAGCCATTATGGCCTTTGGTTTTCTTGTCGAGAAATTCACTCTTTTTCTTGATTACATCAGTGTTGTTTTTGAAAAAAATCCACAATCCAACTCCCGGTTCTTTGATCCTTTTGTGCCTTGGATGGGATTTGTATTCATGGCTCTAGGTGTTTTGGTTATACTGACCGCCTCTGTGCGCTTTTTTTTGAATGCCAAACAGATCGATAGTAACAGTCTTTTTATAGCTGAAAAAGCTTGGATAAACGTTGCATTGGGAATACTAATCGGACTAAGTGGACTTGTGCTCGCTTTCCTAGTGGGCAAAAATGTCATGTTTTCTGCAGAAACACGTTAG